The stretch of DNA TGTAGCCGCAACTCGGCGGCAGCCAGTTCAGGGTGCGGACGTTCTCGGGCGTCAGGCGGACGCAATCCGGAACCTTGTCGGAACGGTTTTGGTAATCCTTGCAGGCGCATAGGCCGGAATCCAGCAGCTTGCAGGAAACATGGGTGAAATAGATCTTGCCGGTGTCTTCGTCCTCGAGCTTTTCCAGGCAGCAGCGTGCGCAGCCGTCGCACAGGCTTTCCCATTCGGCGCTGGACATCTCCTCCAACGTCTTGGTTTTCCAGAAGAATCCCTCCTGGCTGGAAGCTCGCTTGGGCGGTGCGGTCATGAGGTCGAATGGTTTCCGGGTCGAATTCGGCTGCAGCCCTTCTAGGAGGTCCGGCAACCCGGGCGCAAGCGGGCTGACTACGGGCGGGAAAAAGGGTGGCAACGCGTTAGGGCTGACCACCAAAATGGTGAGCGAGAGCATTGGTTTATAGCCCCCGCTCGGATAGAACATTTGTGAGTCCCCAAGCGTCCTAAAAGCGCCTTGGGTTTGCCGCAACATCAAAGCATGACGTCTCGACAGCGCCCGGCCGGGTGCGTGAGCGTTTCGAACGACCAAGGGTCCCGGTGCGCCAGATCGTACCTCCACACTGGAAGCAGAAGATCCGGAACTACTTTCTGGATCTGGATGCGCGCATCGATTCGACGCTGTTCTCGTCGGGCAAGGGCCTGCGCGAACTGTACGAGCGCTACTCCACCTTCATGGACCGCTTCTACGTCGGCCGCTGGAAGCGCTGGGTGTTCATCGAGCCGTTTTCGGAAGCCGCCACCATCGGCCTCGGCGGGCTGATCATGATGCTGGCGCTGGCGATCCCCGCTTTCC from Bradyrhizobium sp. AZCC 1693 encodes:
- a CDS encoding YcgN family cysteine cluster protein; protein product: MTAPPKRASSQEGFFWKTKTLEEMSSAEWESLCDGCARCCLEKLEDEDTGKIYFTHVSCKLLDSGLCACKDYQNRSDKVPDCVRLTPENVRTLNWLPPSCGYKLVAEGRDLYWWHPLISGDPNTVHEAGVSVRGRVQGTEDEIPDEELEDHIVQWPALLPNRARLKKRPKAGR